The following are from one region of the Apostichopus japonicus isolate 1M-3 chromosome 17, ASM3797524v1, whole genome shotgun sequence genome:
- the LOC139984362 gene encoding uncharacterized protein isoform X1: protein MCKHAFIPRRCLQNDNTMEAKSSIVVSQFLENIGLEELKPQFEAHRIDDEAFELLDDESITQIIPKLGLRLVFKHHFNLRCNSLLPMDPVVNSQLKGLDTSSSDSLPSTILLEPWGEEDILQSPQSASSLSFSDDSTELPPLKRQKFVLPASSTLSTAATTPSAAPLTLTQPPSAPTCNVPCSSTPLQGNPSPESASLPPFQKARFDVPEILKLKPQGCGVIKAINRNHTLSSTNKKYIANMCTSHLIDLCGYSPSSAMKEAMAQAIVTAFPCLKDPEGKGYETWYIKGSRKRSAKGALEDHLRYRRRKEKVDDESTVAHTLNDHKDPDEEVEGPTATYGDVEKMQALTEWLKHNNGPAMKVRTTMKETTWYRRKFIKPNKKNEKVPNVAEILEKFPHLTERGMIEQDYEELFGAKGNMLYQKWPVVSAFILSYANSMCPKWKTILEVHLSKEQDFTQDERMCLAFCILPLLFEGRKSAKGGRASSKETMDCFIDFQKEGVNLEQYLTQFDGRTQPFVLILGGTYCQPQQLFVIIERKAMVVDTLIAAIDLCYKAYQVLDLCYPPQAMGVWNALDTLIYDIKVPIEPGSIRAFRAYYHFKSSM, encoded by the exons ATGTGTAAACACGCTTTCATACCGCGCCGCTGCTTGCAGAACGACAACACCATGGAAGCCAAAAGTTCGATAGTCGTTTCACAATTCCTAGAAAACATCGGCCTAGAGGAATTGAAGCCACAATTCGAAG CTCACAGGATTGATGATGAAGCATTTGAGCTACTGGATGACGAGAGTATAACACAGATAATCCCCAAACTCGGTCTTCGTTTAGTGTTTAAACATCACTTCAACCTAAGGTGCAACTCTCTT TTGCCAATGGACCCAGTAGTTAACTCTCAACTTAAGGGACTTGATACAAGTTCATCAGACTCCCTTCCATCTACTATATTGCTTGAGCCCTGGGGGGAGGAGGATATCCTGCAATCACCCCAAAGTGCCTCAAGTCTATCATTTTCTGATGACTCAACTGAATTACCACCCTTAAAAAGACAGAAGTTTGTGCTACCAGCTTCCTCAACTTTAAGTACTGCTGCAACAACACCATCAGCTGCTCCTTTGACCTTAACACAACCACCATCAGCACCTACCTGCAATGTACCATGTTCCTCAACACCCTTACAAGGAAATCCATCTCCAGAGTCTGCTTCGCTACCACCTTTCCAAAAAGCAAGATTT GATGTCCCGGAAATCTTGAAACTGAAACCTCAAGGCTGTGGGGTCATCAAAGCTATCAATAGGAACCACACACTGAGTAGCACAAATAAAAAGTACATTGCTAACATGTGTACATCTCATTTGATTGATCTGTGTGGATACAG CCCTAGCTCTGCCATGAAAGAGGCGATGGCACAGGCAATAGTGACAGCATTTCCTTGCCTGAAAGATCCAGAGGGTAAAGGATAT GAAACATGGTATATTAAAGGATCAAGAAAAAGATCTGCTAAAGGAGCATTGGAGGACCATTTGAGATACAGAAGACGTAAGGAGAAAGTTGATGATGAAAGCACAGTGGCCCATACTTTAAATGATCATAAAGATCCAGATGAAGAAGTAGAAGGACCAACTGCAACCTATGGTG ATGTGGAAAAAATGCAAGCCTTGACAGAATGGCTGAAACACAATAATGGACCAGCAATGAAAGTCCGGACTACAATGAAGGAAACTACCTGGTACAGGAGAAAATTTATCAAGCCCaataagaaaaatgaaaaagtgccAAATGTAGCTGAAATCTTGGAAAAGTTTCCACACCTTACTGAAAGAGGAATG ATTGAACAGGACTATGAGGAATTGTTTGGTGCAAAGGGTAACATGTTGTATCAGAAATGGCCTGTAGTATCTGCATTCATTTTGTCCTATGCAAATAGTATGTGCCCCAAATGGAAAACGATTCTAGAAGTACATTTGTCAAAGGAGCAAGATTTTACCCAGG ATGAACGGATGTGTTTGGCATTTTGTATCTTGCCATTGCTATTTGAAGGAAGGAAGAGTGCAAAAGGAGGGCGAGCTTCCAGCAAGGAAACAATGGACTGTTTTATAGATTTTCAGAAg GAGGGTGTAAACTTAGAGCAATACTTGACTCAATTTGATGGACGTACACAGCCATTCGTTTTGATCTTGGGAGGCACCTACTGCCAGCCACAGCAGCTCTTCGTCATCATTGAGCGAAAGGCAATGGTAGTAGACACACTCATTGCAGCAATTGACCTCTGCTACAAGGCTTACCAGGTTTTAGACCTCTGCTATCCACCTCAGGCTATGGGGGTATGGAATGCTTTAGACACTCTCATTTATGATATTAAAGTACCTATTGAACCAGGGTCTATCAGGGCATTCAGGGCATACTATCATTTCAAGTCAAGTATGTAA
- the LOC139984362 gene encoding uncharacterized protein isoform X3, which yields MDPVVNSQLKGLDTSSSDSLPSTILLEPWGEEDILQSPQSASSLSFSDDSTELPPLKRQKFVLPASSTLSTAATTPSAAPLTLTQPPSAPTCNVPCSSTPLQGNPSPESASLPPFQKARFDVPEILKLKPQGCGVIKAINRNHTLSSTNKKYIANMCTSHLIDLCGYSPSSAMKEAMAQAIVTAFPCLKDPEGKGYETWYIKGSRKRSAKGALEDHLRYRRRKEKVDDESTVAHTLNDHKDPDEEVEGPTATYGDVEKMQALTEWLKHNNGPAMKVRTTMKETTWYRRKFIKPNKKNEKVPNVAEILEKFPHLTERGMIEQDYEELFGAKGNMLYQKWPVVSAFILSYANSMCPKWKTILEVHLSKEQDFTQDERMCLAFCILPLLFEGRKSAKGGRASSKETMDCFIDFQKEGVNLEQYLTQFDGRTQPFVLILGGTYCQPQQLFVIIERKAMVVDTLIAAIDLCYKAYQVLDLCYPPQAMGVWNALDTLIYDIKVPIEPGSIRAFRAYYHFKSSM from the exons ATGGACCCAGTAGTTAACTCTCAACTTAAGGGACTTGATACAAGTTCATCAGACTCCCTTCCATCTACTATATTGCTTGAGCCCTGGGGGGAGGAGGATATCCTGCAATCACCCCAAAGTGCCTCAAGTCTATCATTTTCTGATGACTCAACTGAATTACCACCCTTAAAAAGACAGAAGTTTGTGCTACCAGCTTCCTCAACTTTAAGTACTGCTGCAACAACACCATCAGCTGCTCCTTTGACCTTAACACAACCACCATCAGCACCTACCTGCAATGTACCATGTTCCTCAACACCCTTACAAGGAAATCCATCTCCAGAGTCTGCTTCGCTACCACCTTTCCAAAAAGCAAGATTT GATGTCCCGGAAATCTTGAAACTGAAACCTCAAGGCTGTGGGGTCATCAAAGCTATCAATAGGAACCACACACTGAGTAGCACAAATAAAAAGTACATTGCTAACATGTGTACATCTCATTTGATTGATCTGTGTGGATACAG CCCTAGCTCTGCCATGAAAGAGGCGATGGCACAGGCAATAGTGACAGCATTTCCTTGCCTGAAAGATCCAGAGGGTAAAGGATAT GAAACATGGTATATTAAAGGATCAAGAAAAAGATCTGCTAAAGGAGCATTGGAGGACCATTTGAGATACAGAAGACGTAAGGAGAAAGTTGATGATGAAAGCACAGTGGCCCATACTTTAAATGATCATAAAGATCCAGATGAAGAAGTAGAAGGACCAACTGCAACCTATGGTG ATGTGGAAAAAATGCAAGCCTTGACAGAATGGCTGAAACACAATAATGGACCAGCAATGAAAGTCCGGACTACAATGAAGGAAACTACCTGGTACAGGAGAAAATTTATCAAGCCCaataagaaaaatgaaaaagtgccAAATGTAGCTGAAATCTTGGAAAAGTTTCCACACCTTACTGAAAGAGGAATG ATTGAACAGGACTATGAGGAATTGTTTGGTGCAAAGGGTAACATGTTGTATCAGAAATGGCCTGTAGTATCTGCATTCATTTTGTCCTATGCAAATAGTATGTGCCCCAAATGGAAAACGATTCTAGAAGTACATTTGTCAAAGGAGCAAGATTTTACCCAGG ATGAACGGATGTGTTTGGCATTTTGTATCTTGCCATTGCTATTTGAAGGAAGGAAGAGTGCAAAAGGAGGGCGAGCTTCCAGCAAGGAAACAATGGACTGTTTTATAGATTTTCAGAAg GAGGGTGTAAACTTAGAGCAATACTTGACTCAATTTGATGGACGTACACAGCCATTCGTTTTGATCTTGGGAGGCACCTACTGCCAGCCACAGCAGCTCTTCGTCATCATTGAGCGAAAGGCAATGGTAGTAGACACACTCATTGCAGCAATTGACCTCTGCTACAAGGCTTACCAGGTTTTAGACCTCTGCTATCCACCTCAGGCTATGGGGGTATGGAATGCTTTAGACACTCTCATTTATGATATTAAAGTACCTATTGAACCAGGGTCTATCAGGGCATTCAGGGCATACTATCATTTCAAGTCAAGTATGTAA
- the LOC139984362 gene encoding uncharacterized protein isoform X2 gives MLMLPMDPVVNSQLKGLDTSSSDSLPSTILLEPWGEEDILQSPQSASSLSFSDDSTELPPLKRQKFVLPASSTLSTAATTPSAAPLTLTQPPSAPTCNVPCSSTPLQGNPSPESASLPPFQKARFDVPEILKLKPQGCGVIKAINRNHTLSSTNKKYIANMCTSHLIDLCGYSPSSAMKEAMAQAIVTAFPCLKDPEGKGYETWYIKGSRKRSAKGALEDHLRYRRRKEKVDDESTVAHTLNDHKDPDEEVEGPTATYGDVEKMQALTEWLKHNNGPAMKVRTTMKETTWYRRKFIKPNKKNEKVPNVAEILEKFPHLTERGMIEQDYEELFGAKGNMLYQKWPVVSAFILSYANSMCPKWKTILEVHLSKEQDFTQDERMCLAFCILPLLFEGRKSAKGGRASSKETMDCFIDFQKEGVNLEQYLTQFDGRTQPFVLILGGTYCQPQQLFVIIERKAMVVDTLIAAIDLCYKAYQVLDLCYPPQAMGVWNALDTLIYDIKVPIEPGSIRAFRAYYHFKSSM, from the exons ATGCTTATG TTGCCAATGGACCCAGTAGTTAACTCTCAACTTAAGGGACTTGATACAAGTTCATCAGACTCCCTTCCATCTACTATATTGCTTGAGCCCTGGGGGGAGGAGGATATCCTGCAATCACCCCAAAGTGCCTCAAGTCTATCATTTTCTGATGACTCAACTGAATTACCACCCTTAAAAAGACAGAAGTTTGTGCTACCAGCTTCCTCAACTTTAAGTACTGCTGCAACAACACCATCAGCTGCTCCTTTGACCTTAACACAACCACCATCAGCACCTACCTGCAATGTACCATGTTCCTCAACACCCTTACAAGGAAATCCATCTCCAGAGTCTGCTTCGCTACCACCTTTCCAAAAAGCAAGATTT GATGTCCCGGAAATCTTGAAACTGAAACCTCAAGGCTGTGGGGTCATCAAAGCTATCAATAGGAACCACACACTGAGTAGCACAAATAAAAAGTACATTGCTAACATGTGTACATCTCATTTGATTGATCTGTGTGGATACAG CCCTAGCTCTGCCATGAAAGAGGCGATGGCACAGGCAATAGTGACAGCATTTCCTTGCCTGAAAGATCCAGAGGGTAAAGGATAT GAAACATGGTATATTAAAGGATCAAGAAAAAGATCTGCTAAAGGAGCATTGGAGGACCATTTGAGATACAGAAGACGTAAGGAGAAAGTTGATGATGAAAGCACAGTGGCCCATACTTTAAATGATCATAAAGATCCAGATGAAGAAGTAGAAGGACCAACTGCAACCTATGGTG ATGTGGAAAAAATGCAAGCCTTGACAGAATGGCTGAAACACAATAATGGACCAGCAATGAAAGTCCGGACTACAATGAAGGAAACTACCTGGTACAGGAGAAAATTTATCAAGCCCaataagaaaaatgaaaaagtgccAAATGTAGCTGAAATCTTGGAAAAGTTTCCACACCTTACTGAAAGAGGAATG ATTGAACAGGACTATGAGGAATTGTTTGGTGCAAAGGGTAACATGTTGTATCAGAAATGGCCTGTAGTATCTGCATTCATTTTGTCCTATGCAAATAGTATGTGCCCCAAATGGAAAACGATTCTAGAAGTACATTTGTCAAAGGAGCAAGATTTTACCCAGG ATGAACGGATGTGTTTGGCATTTTGTATCTTGCCATTGCTATTTGAAGGAAGGAAGAGTGCAAAAGGAGGGCGAGCTTCCAGCAAGGAAACAATGGACTGTTTTATAGATTTTCAGAAg GAGGGTGTAAACTTAGAGCAATACTTGACTCAATTTGATGGACGTACACAGCCATTCGTTTTGATCTTGGGAGGCACCTACTGCCAGCCACAGCAGCTCTTCGTCATCATTGAGCGAAAGGCAATGGTAGTAGACACACTCATTGCAGCAATTGACCTCTGCTACAAGGCTTACCAGGTTTTAGACCTCTGCTATCCACCTCAGGCTATGGGGGTATGGAATGCTTTAGACACTCTCATTTATGATATTAAAGTACCTATTGAACCAGGGTCTATCAGGGCATTCAGGGCATACTATCATTTCAAGTCAAGTATGTAA